The genomic stretch ACGGACGTCGAGTCCGATCTGGTTTATCTGCTCAATGACACGCATATTGGCGAGAAGCACCCGCCGAATTCCCCCGTCCCAAGTCACCTGCGTCAGGTCGTCACCGAGTTGGTGGATCGACCGACGAAGCCAGCGTGCGTGCTCATCAACGGCGATCTGGCACTCAAGGATGGTCAACCGGGAGACTATCGGCACTTTGCCAAGCTGATTCATCCGCTTCAGGAATCGGGTATTGAGACTCATCTCACGCTTGGCAATCACGATCATCGCGAAGCGTTCTACGAAATCCTGAGCGAGCAACGCCCAGAGAAGCCACCTGTTGAGTCACGACACATTGCTGTCGTCGAGACGCAGCATGCCAACTTCTTTTTGCTCGACTCGTTGCAGAAAACGATGGTCACCCAGGGCACGATTGGTGAGACGCAACTGATATGGCTGGCTTCTGCGCTCGACAAGTTGAGGACGAAGCCAGCGATCATTGTCACGCACCACAATCCGCGTCTTGGCGGTGATCCACTGCACTTTCCCGGCGGTCTGATTGACTCGCGGGAACTCTGGGAGATCATCGGACCACGCACGTGGGTCAAAGCCTACATCCACGGTCACATTCATGACCGCAGCTATGCGGAACATCAAGGCATTCACATTCTCAACACACCCGCGACGTCGTATGTCGCCGATCCAAAGAAGTCGACGACCGGCTGGACGACGGCAAAGCTCACCGCCAATGGCGTGACTCTCACGACTCACACCACTGATGCTCAGCATCCTTGGAACGGCGAATCCAAAGTTCTGAAATGGCGTTTGGCATGATCAGAATCACTCACCACCTGAAGCGATTGTTCCAGATCCTGGTACTATTGGTCGTGATAATGGTACCAGTGGCTGTAAGTTAGGCTGAAGAACCGACACAAATGCGGGGGCTGCCAGAGTCATCAATGAAAACGCCGGCGACCTGTCGGTTGAAGCCATTCCCGCCACGCATGGACATGGCATGATCGGATGGCTGATGGGACCGGTTGCCGGCTACTATCTGGCTCACCCATATGAACCAACGGTCTACATCACCGGAGATACGGTGTTGACGGACATGGTCGAGACCGCCATCGAGAGACTCAGGCCACAGGTAATCGTCGCTCCTGCCGGGACCGCCAACTTCGGCATCGGCAAAGATTTGATGTTCAGCGAAGCCGAACTCATCGAGCTGGCGAAACTGGCACAATCCGAACGCGAGCAGGATGAGCAACCGCCCAAGCAAGCTGGGCTAGTTCCTCAGCGCTGGCATCATCGGGCAGTTCCACTGGCCTCGAATCGCATTTCTGTTGTCGGACTGTTTTTTGCCACCAGCATGATCTTTATCATGAATCGACGATATACGATCTCGGCAAGGCCGCCTGAGGTCAAACAGTCTTTTTGGATCGGAAATCAGAATCGTCCAATCGATGAAGTACTTGTGTGACGCGGGCACGGCTAACACCGAGGTGTCAGGCCAATTCGGCACGTGAAGAAACTTCGCTAGAGTCAAGCAGCGACTGGTAGTAACGGGCCAAATGCATGCGATCACGCTTTGGTTTTACTGACTTAGATTCGGACCGACTGTGATCCGAAATCGAGTTTCACTTGAACATTTTGATCTCAGGCAATCGCCGCAACCTCTTGATACGAAAGGCACCTAGATCGACAAAGCCCCGGTTCGGATGGAAACCGCCTCGGGGAGAAGCCGAGTCGATCTGGCGTCCAGCCTTGGGGGCTAAAATGGTTCTTGTTGACCAATGTCGAACTCCAGGCTTTATGTGCTTGCCGAAACTGCTGTCGGCGACAGGAAGGAATAGAGGACGGGAATGACGATAAGCGTCAGAATGGTGGCGAATGTCAGACCGAAGATCAGCAACCAGGCCAGGCCCTGCCACAACGGTCCGCCAGCAAGGGCGAGCGGGATAAGACCACCGACCGTGGTCGCAGTCGTCAAGAAGATCGGCATCAGTCGTTGTCGAGCAGCATCGACGATGGCAGAGTGATATTCCGCTCGCGTCAAAGGCTGGTTCGTCTTCGACGTTTTTTGCTGGATCACGATGTCGGCGAACTCGACAAACAAAATGGCCGAGTTCAGTACGATCCCAAACAGCGCTAGCACACCAAGCTGAGGCATGAACCCGAATGCGTTTCCCGTCACCCATAGTCCGAATAGCGCGCCCACCAGAGCAAGCGGTAACGTCACGATGATGATCGCTGTGCGGGCGAGACTGTTGAATTGGAAAATCAACAACAGGATGATCGCGATGAATGACATGCCGAACGATCGAAACATCTTCCCTTGAGCCTTCATCGACTCTTCCAACGCTCCACCGATCTCAATACGAAATCCAGGAGGCAATTCAGTCTTCAGCTCTTGCATCGCTTCCGAATTGAAGACTCGCATGGTGATGTCGTTACCAGACGCACCATAATTGATTCGCGACCTGACTTCGATGGTTCGATTCCCATTACGGCGATCGATTGACTCCAATCTCCATTGCGGATTGACGCTCGCGATCGCCGCGAGTGAAACCTTGCCAACGCGTGTTTCGATATGAGCATCTTTGATGGCGGCCAACGATTGGCGACTCTGGGGATTCAGTCGAAAGTAGACAGGGATCTGCCGGTCGCCTTCGCGATACATCGTCAGCCGTTTTCCAGAGTAGTAGGCGTCCAGCGTTGAAGCGACTTCTGCATTGCGAATCCCCGAAAGGCTCGCTCGATTGGAATCCACATTGACAAACAATTGCTGGCCGGCCACACCCCACGAATCATTTACATCCCACGTATCAGGTTCAGCATCCACGAGTTGCCGAACGCGGTTTGCGATGCGGCGAAGTTCGTCTGCATCCGCGAGGCCGTTACCCATCACGCGAAAAACGACCGGATCGGCAGGCGGTCCGAGTGCCAGTTCAACGGGAACCACTCGAGCGCCAGCGATCGGTGACAGCCCTAACGATTCGTCTCCCTCTCTGGCAACGACCCGTAGTTGCTCGGCGAAGTCGTGGGTGAATTTTCCATTGGTCGTGTGGATCAGGATCTCGGCGTAGTTCGGCTTCAGGGTCTCCGGTTCCCAAGCGAGGTACCACCGCGAGCCTCCGCCTCCGACGATGGTCCGCATATTGAATAATCGCTCATGCGACTTTCCCTCGGCATCGACATGAGGACTGAGTGCGCGAATCATCTCTTCGACGTTCCGCGCGACCTTGTTGGTTTGTTCAATCGAAGCCGACTCAGGCAGATAAATTTCAATGGCGAATTGGTCGCGCTCCGTAAGTGGAAAGAACTCGCTGGAAACCGGAAGTTGCGTCGCCAATGCCATCATTCCGATTGACGCGCCGATCGTGACAATCCGATGACGCAGTGCCCAACCGACAATAGCCGTGTAGAAGAGATAGAAGCTGCCGTGCTGTGTTTCGGCATGTAATGATGCGGATGCATCGTTCTTCCTGCGCAGCCTCCGCAATACTGTTCCTAGCTTATTCATGAGCCATGCCAGCGGCGCGGTCGGCCGAGTTGGGTCTTGTGGCGGCCGGATGAACCATGCGGCGAGGATGACACAGAACGTCATCGCCAGTATCCAACTGACCGCCAGCATGACGGACAGCGTGATCGGCAGACTGTAGATAAATTCGCGATTCGCACCGTCCATCGCAATCAACATCGGGACGAACGCGGCCACTGTCGTCGCGGTGCCACTCAGCATCGAAGGGCCGAGCATTTTTGCACCAGCGACCGATGCATCGCGCGGGCTCATGCCGGCAATCTGGTTGGTTCGACTCTGATCGCAGACTTGGACGGCGTTGTCGACCAGCAACCCTAGTGAAATGATCATCGAAGCCAACGACATTTGTTCCAGTTGCACATCAAAGAGCGTGACGATCGCCAGTGATGAAATGACGACAAACGGGATGTTGGCCGCCATGACGGCAGCCGTGCGGAATCCGACGACGAGGTACACCAGCACGACGACGACCAGAATGGCTTGAACAATGTTCACGCCAACCTCGCGAATTCGCTGCTTCACGCTATCCGACTGATCGGAAATGATGGACACGGCCAGGTCGGGCGGCAGCACGCCCGTGCTTTGCAATTCCGCGACGCTCTGTTTGGAGCGGTCGCAGATGTCGATGATGTTGGCGCCGGACTTCATCGAAATCGCCAGGATGATGGCGGGCGTCTCGAACTCGGGCGTACCATAACGGCATATGCGCTGGGGCGGATCGATATAGCCGCGTCGGACGTTCAACCCCATATTTTTCAGTTGAACCTGATTGACACCTGAATCGCCGGGTTCATCCCCGGTCGGCACGACGCCAACGACCAACGAGTCAAACGCTTCGACCGCGCTGACGTCACCACTGGGTTTGACGAAGAAACGTCCATCGTCACTGTCCATCCTGCCGCCCGGCGCGACGATGTTCTGAGACTGGGCCAGGGTCTCGATTCGAGCCGTCGTCAATTCGAGTGTTGACCAGTTCCCTTCGTCCGTTTCGATGTAGACCGCTTCTTCCTGGACTCCGAACCGGCCGACTTGTGAAACCCCTGGGAGTAGTCGCAACGAATCTCGAATACGTTCTGAGTACAGGTCAAGTTGTCGCGGTGAGTAGGCGTACTTTGGGGCAACAGCCGAGTTTCCTTCGAGCGGCTGTTGATGGACGGCATATAACAGCACGCTGGTGTCCGAAAACTCATCAAACAAAAAGGGAGAAATCTTTTCGTCAGGCATCGGCACGTTGCGAATGCGTGCCCTGACACGATCCCACGCGTCATCGACCCTCGCCCCCGGCACACTGTCTTCGAGTTCGACAAAGATGACGGACTGTTCGCTACTAGACGTCGATCGAATCAACCGAACTTCTTCCAGTCGCCCGATCGCATCTTCCAGAGGATCGGTGACCAGCTTTTCAATCTGCTCCGCCGATGCACCTTGCCAACGAGTGGTGACGACGGCGATCTTGAGCGTGAATTCAGGGTCTTCGCGACGCGGCATCGTCAAGAAGCTGACGCCGCCCCAAACGACCAGCAGCATTACCAACGTGATCGTGATCGTCGGGCGACGCACGGCGAATTCGGGCAGATCCCTCATTGGTCGACTCCCGCCAGCGGCGAAATCATCACGCGGTCTCCGTCGGCGAGGTAATGAGTGCCTTCGACAACGATTCGCATACCATCATGCAACTTGTTGGATGCAGCCGGCTTGATCCGAAGCAACACTGTTTCGCCAAGGACTGATTCTTCTTGAGCGACATCGACCAAAACCCGACGCGCGATCGGTTGGCTTTCTGCAGTATCGATCACATGAATGAAGGTCTGACCTTGCTCCTGACGGACAGCCTTCATCGGGACATAATAGCCATCGGCCTGTGGAGCTGGATTCAACGAAATTTGCGCGACATCGCCTGCTCGCAACAACCAGCGTTGTCCGTCAAGCATGACGTGTGAACCAGTCCAAGTTTGCAGACTCGGGGATGCGATTGCCGCGTCGCCCTGCGGCTTGGACTCATTCGGTTTGAAGTATAGGCTTCCGGTGATCAGATCGTGCTCGAAATCCACCTCGACATCTGGATCGGTGAACTCGATCGCGACGAACTTCCACCGCCCGAGATAAGGAATCACATCGCTGGTGATCTTTACCGGGACTTTAGTGACCGAAAGCAGACGATCACTCGGCGGCGACGGACTCCCCCATCGACGATTGGTGACTTTCCAAACAAACGTCTCGCCGCCGACCGTATGAACCGATTCGCGAATCACCAGCTGGCGTCGGTCGCCCGTGATCATCGGGCCGATGTTCAATGGTGTGATCTGGTCTGTCCATGCCAGCAGTTCGTCTTCATCTGGCAGCGGGAGCGCGGAGTCGTCGATCTCGTTTCGCACATGCATGGTCACGGTAAAAGTGCGTGCCGCTGGGTCAGCCATGGTATCGACCCGGTAAACCATTCCGGTAAGTTGCCGGGATGTTCCACTGCCATCGGTAACCTGAACGGGCAACAAGTCGCCGCGACGGTAGCGGCGAGAATCATGAGCAGTGACTTCAAATTCGATGGTCATCGGATCCATCATCTGCACGGTCACTACGGGATCGCCTTCTTTCACATACGTGCCGGGCACGGCGTGAATCTGTGAAATCATTCCGGGAAATGGACTGAACAGAACTGCGTTGCGGAGATTACGCTGAGCTTCGGAGAGTTGCTGCTGGGCCTGCAGAACTTGTGCTTCGAGTGCCAACTGGCGAGCTTTCGCCTGAGCCAATTCGGCGTGGGTGCCGGTCAAGCGAGACTTTGTCGTCGAAGCGTTGGTCTTAGCGGCGTCCAGTTCCGAGCGTGAGATGGCGTCTCGCTTGGAAAGCCTTACCGCGCGGGACAGCTCAATGTCGGCGAGGTCAGCTTCGGCTTTAGCGACTTCGATCTGGGAAGGCAGTTGCTGCTCGATCGATACCAGGTTGGCATCACGATTTAGCTTCGCGACTTCCACGCTGGCCAGAGCCGACTGGACGGCAATTTTGAGTCTCTCATCGTCCAGACGAGCCAGCGGGGTTGGATCGGGCGTCTGTCGAACGGACTCACCATCAATTTGAGGCGTCACCGATTCGTTCGGCTCAATGACTTCGGTGACGCGACCGGCGACCTCGAACCCAATCTGCTCAGATTTCCATGGGACCACGGTCCCGGTGATGAATCGCCCGGTGGTCGGTGATGTCTGCCGCAACGTCGCAATCACAACTGGCTTGGGAGGCTTTTCAAGCGGAACGGAATCTGTCTGGTTCTGCGTGCAGCCGATGATTGCCAAGCCACACAATGAGACACACGCTAAGACGACGAAGTTAGACGTGGGGAGATGCATCACTTGCGAACTGAGAGAGGCAGTATCAATAATTGTAAAAAGTAAACCGCGTGGTATACTTTACCTTATGAAAGACAAAAGTAAACCCCAGAGTGTACTTTCGCAAAACGAGCCGCGAACGCGTTTGACGGATCGTAAGCGAGCTTCGATCGTGAAGGCTGCAGTCGAGGCATTTCAGCGGTACGGCTACCATGCTGCCAGCATGAATGGCATTGCCGAAGCCGCGTCGGTCAGCAAGCGAACGCTGTACAACCATTTCGATAGCAAGGAAGCGTTGTTTGACGCGATTCTTGATGAGCTAAAATTCCGCGTTGAGCAGCTTCCGGCGTGTGAATTCGACGAATCGCGTGATTTAGTCGAGCAGTTGACGGAATTGGCTCACTCGGAGATCGATTTCTTGACGTCTGAAGAGGTGCAAGCGTTTGCTCGTGCTGGGTTATCTCGAGTTTTGGGCGAACCGGATGCAGGCCAACAGGTCGATCAACGCTTTTTTCTTCAGCGTGTGACGACCTGGATGAAAAAAGCACAGGCATCCGGCTGTCTTCTCGAAGCCGACGCAGAGTTTGCGGCGTTGCAATTCGTCGGCTTGCTGCGCACATTCGCTTTCTGGCCGACGATTGTCCACGGCGAGCCCCGGCCTTCACGCCGCAAGCAAAATCAAATCGTTGCACGCACCGTTGAAATGTTTCTTAGTAGATACGAAGCGTGCTCTGACTGAAGAACCGTTGCACCCAATCAGCAAATGAAGTGATGGTTGCCGTGGAATCCGGGGGAGTCGGTGGAAAACATGCTTCAAGCAACATCATCCTGAGATGGCCTCAACCGGTTCAGCACCTGAGTAACTCGTGCCCGGCTCACCCCTAAGAGGCGGGCGAGATCGGCACGTGATGAGACCTCGCCCGAATCAAGTAACGAGTGGTAGTATCGAACCGTTGTCCACATTTGAATTATTGGTATCTCGTGAGGTTTCGGTGTATTGAGGTGAGAGTGGGGTTTGCAGTGCTTGTCAAAAGGAATTCCAAGTCGAAAACCAAACCGCTCGGTGAATTGGCGGAGGACTGTGAAGTGCCGGCCAACGTACCAAACATTGCGGCCAATCGCAGCGGACGTTACCCTCCAACGTGAACTCATCAGGCATGATCTCAAGGTCATCTTCGACCGCGTTCTCGTTTTACAGAATCGTCATTCCGCATGTGGAGCAATCTGTTTTGGCCTATCATCGTTGTGGCGATGGAAATTGTGCTGGTCGGTTGGGCCACCGTTCACGCTGTCTTGAATAAGCGAGACACACGCGCCGTTATCGGCTGGGTCGGCTTAGTCTGGTTCGCTCCGATTCTCGGCGCGGTTGTTTACTTCTGTTTTGGCATCAACCGAATCCAGCGAAAAGCCGAGTCGCTGGACCTCAATCAATCTTGGGAATCGCAGGTTACCCTACTTCCAGCGGAGGAAATAAAACGTGATCGACTGATCGAGGAGTTTCCCGCGTTGGTGGGGCAGGCGAAACTCGTCCGCAACTTGACCGGTCATCGTGTGGTGCCGGGAAATCAAGTTGATCCGCTGATTGACGGCGATCAGGCCTACCCCGAGATGTTGAAAGCGATTGGTCAAGCCGAACGATCGGTCAGCCTTCTCAGTTACATTTTTGATGATGATCGAGTCGGCCAAGAATTCGCGGTCGAACTTGGAAAAGCGTCCGCACGTGGCGTTGACGTCCGAGTTCTCGTGGACGATGTGGGCGCGCGCTACAGTCGGCCAACGATTCTGAATCGACTGAATCACATCGAGGTCAAGGCGATGACTTTCTTGCCAACTCGCATTCCTCGATTGTTCAAGTACGCCAACTTGCGGAACCACCGTAAGCTTCTGGTTGTTGATGGTCGGATTGGATTCACGGGTGGAACCAACATTCGAGAAGGGCATCAACTTTCGCTCTCGCCGGAATTTCCCGTCCAATGTCTTCATTTTCGAATTGAAGGCCCCGTGGTAAATCACCTTCAACAATCCTTTTGCCGAGATTGGGCTTTTGCGAGTGGGGAATCCCTGCAAGGGGACACTTGGTTTCCGGCCCTGTCGAGAGTAGGTGATGTTTGGTGTCGCGGCATTCCCGATGGTCCTGACGAAGACCTCGACAAGATGCCGTTGACGCTCATTGGAGCGATCTCAGCTGCTCAAAAATCTCTGACAGTCGTCACCCCGTACTTCCTACCGAACACAGCGATCTTTACCGCTCTTCAGGCGGCCGCGCTTCGAGAGGTGGAGGTCAACATTTTGCTTCCTGCCAAGAATAACATCGCACTCGTTCAATGGGCCACGCGGCCCTCGCTACGGTATCTGCTGGATCGAGGGTGTCGCATTCACTTGTCCCCTGCTCCATTTGATCACACAAAGGTCGTCATCGTGGACAATGTTTGGACTCTCATCGGTTCGACCAACTGGGATCCACGCAGTCTACGATTGAACTTCGAGTTCAACGTTGAGTGCTACGATCAACGCTTAGCTCAACGTATCCAGGGGATTGTCGACGCGAAAATCGCGAAATCTCACGAGTTACTGATTGAGGAACTCGACCGGGATCCGTTCGCGATGCGTATTCGAGACGGCCTGGCGAGGTTGCTTTCCCCGTACCTGTGAAGTTGCAGACAGCACACACAAAAGGCACTCAAGCCAGTCGATGGATTGTGGGAACGATCGAAAATCACGGCCTGTCAACGTGTGAGCAACGCAGCTTCAACCGTTAAACCGGGGCCGAAGGCGAGGGGTACGCAGGGACCGCTGGCCCCATTTCTTTGCAATTCACTCAGAATGAATGCGATGGTCGGCGAGGACATGTTGCCGTATCGTTTGAGGATCGATTGTGATGGAACAAGTTGCTCGGGCGACAAAATCAACACCTGACCGATCGCTGTGATGACTTTCGATCCCCCAGTGGTTCTCGGCTCATGTGAATCCAGATTGGGGCGATCACTCTGGACGCTTCGATGAGAGGCAACTTCCGGCACCATCCAATTCCGAGAGGCGTTCGACGCCTTGAAAGCAACTCGGTCACGCGAGAACACAGAGGAATTGCGACTGCAATATGCCCAACGAGCCGGGATCGATCGGACGATCTCGCTATGCCGGCAAAGCAAAAACCCACTTGCAACAGATCGCCACCGCCACGGCGATGCACTTCATCGGCATCCACAACTGGCTGATCGATAAACTACCAGAGCAAACGCGAACGCCCGCATGCGTCAAGACGATGAAACGATCGATGGCAAGCTGACACCACTTCGCCAGCCGCATCAAAGTTACCGAAGAGCCACTATTGGGCAATTGTTCACAGTTCCCACCCTGTGTTAGCCGACCTTGCTGACCGAGACGGAACGACATCGGGAATTGAATCAGATGCAGTGGAGTCATGAACAGCCAGTCGACGTATCTCAGGGCAGTGGAAATCGTAATTCCTTAATAGGTTGCAAAAACGTCCAAAACTCTCAGATCCATACTGCAATGTAGGCAGTACAGCCGAGCATGCCTTGCCAATACAGGTATTTTCTGGCAGTTGAAGAGCCGGTTTCTCAGGGTTGAGACATTGCCACAGTCGGTGTTTGGGCAATAATCTTTCAAAACTGTCAGGAGGATCGTTGATGAGACAAGCACTTTCTCCCAAAGCATTGGCCGAAGCCGTCGGGGTCAGCGAGTCGTCGATTCGCCGATGGGCCGACGGCGGGCAACTGGCCATCACGCGGACATCGGGGGGCCACCGTCGAATTCCGCTCGCGGAAGCGGTCCGATTCATTCGGAGTTCAAAAGTTTCGATCGTGCGGCCGGATCGTTTGGGCCTGCCCCAATTGAAAGAGAATCAAAACGCCGGTCGTCACAATGATTGGAGCGACCGTTTCCTCGCGTTGCTGTTGGACGGTCGAGCCCAGGCTGTCTCGGGATTGGTTTTCGCCATGTATCTGGATGGGCTCGATGTCGCGGAGATCTGCGACGGCCCGCTCCACAACGCATTGACTCATATCGGTGACTTGTGGCCGCAGAATCAGCGCAGCGTGTTTTTGGAACACCGCGCGACCATGCTCTGTGTCCGTGCATTGAACCAGCTTCGATTGTCGCTCCCCGAGCCGACAACTGATTGCCCGAGCGCGCTCGGCGGAGCACCGCAGGACGACCCGTACGTTTTGCCGTCGCTGATGGCATCGCTTGTGTTGCATGAAGCTGGCTACGCGGAAACGAATCTTGGACCGAATACTCCCCTCGACGTGTTGGCGGACGCTGTCGAAGATGAACAACCGACTCTCGTCTGGCTAGCGGTGACATCGCCACTCCGAAGCCGCCAACTCGCCCGCGAGATCACGCATTTGGAGCAAGCCACTTCTCAGTATGGCGGTCGACTCGTCATGGGGGGGCAGTCCGTTTCCACCTATGAGGGGGCGACGATCCAAACGTGTGAGAATATGCAACAGCTACGAGACATCGCCCAACATCTGAAACGGCAACGTCGAGCCGAGTGACCGCTCAGGGGCTCAACTGTTTGAGTGGACGGATTCGCGAATCGTTTGTGGTCGCGAATTTGCAGAAGTATTGCGCGAGAGTTTCAGATTAGTTGAGTCTAGGAATTCGATCCAGCTTGCAGTCGATAGTTTCCAACAAAGAAGGAACAGACCTATGAATCGACAACTGTCTTCGACAACCATAAAACTCGTTCTTGAACAGCCCGATGGAGTCGTTGAACTCGAATTGATCGTTCGTCGCAATGGTCGAGAATGTCGAATTTGGATTCGCAATATTGAAGTCTTGAGCGGGACACCGTCGGCCATCGACACGGCAGCTATTCGCGAAGCTCTTCGATTGCGGAGTTGGTTGATCCACAACCCCTCCGTCCTGACCGAAGGTCGATCGACATCGGAACAAGGCTTGATTCCATGAGTGCCAGCTTTGCAGAACATGCCGCTGCTGCCGCGCAACGCTTGCAGCGTGGAACGACATTCAAGGACCTTCATGAGTTCAAAGAAGTCGGCTTAAGGCTACGACCCAGCAGGCAGCGCCAAAACTCGAATGTCGAGCAACCCAAGTTATCCCATCTTGGCCGATGTGGCTTAAACGTTCGTTTCAAAGCGTCTCGCGATTCACGAGATCAAGAAACGCGTGAAACTGACGTGAAATCGGACGGCTTGGAGTTCGGTAAATTCCTCGCCGGTCTGCTTCGTGAAGATTGACATCTCGAATTCACGTATGGCGACCAACGACTCCGATCAACGTTCGACTCAACGTCGCTTTGTGAGAGTCGTTTTTCGAGACTGCCCGGCCTCGAGTTGACCGATTAACGAACTCATCTCAGTCATACCGTCCACCCTGACATCTCGCAAAGAAAGTGGTTAGAACAATGAGTTTGAACAGCTCAGGCGACAGTCATCCCAATCGAGTCTTGTTGACTGGCGCGACCGGCTACGTCGGTGGCCGACTGCTGCCGCTGCTTGAAAACGCGGGAGTGACGGTTCGTTGTCTAGCACGTCGCCCTGAAGAACTGGAAAGCCGTGTCTCTGGGACGACCGAGGTGGTCACGGGAAACGTCTTGGAGCGTGACTCATTAACGAGCGCGTTCGAAGGGGTACATACGGCTTATTACCTCGTGCACTCGATGGGGAGTCGAGACGACTTCGAGGAACTCGATCGGCAGGCTGCTCGCAACTTTGCAGCCGCTGCGACACAGGCTGGCGTGCAGCGTATTATCTATCTTGGCGCCCTGGGGACGCCGGATCCGAATCTCTCGAAGCACTTGCGGAGTCGGCAGGAAGTCGGTGACTTGCTGCGACAGTCAACGGCCCAGGTCATCGAGTTCCGCGCGTCGATTGTGATCGGATCGGGCAGTCTTTCATTCGAGTTAATCCGTTCGTTGACGGAGCGTCTACCGGTTATGATTTGCCCCCGTTGGGTTCGGACACTAGCACAACCGATTGCCATCGAAGATTTGCTCAAGTATCTGCTTGAAGCAATGGACCTCGAAGGCAACTCGTCCAGGATCTATGAAGTTGGCGGCCCGGAAGTGGTTTCGTATGCCGGCATCATTCAAGAATATGCTCGGCAACGCGGACTACGACGCGTGATGATTCCAGTGCCTGTTCTCACTCCAGGTCTATCGAGCCGGTGGCTGGGACTTGTCACACCGTTATACTCGCGGATCGGTCGCAAATTGATTGAAGGGCTGCGGAATCCCACGCTGGTTTCCAGCAATCTTGCAGAGAAAACGTTCTCGGTCCGTCCGATTGGTTTATCGAAATCGATTGAGCGAGCGTTGAAGAACGAAGACCAGCGAATTGCTGAAACTCGGTGGTCTGACGCGTTGTCATCCGGTGGAAGTGCACCAAAGTGGGGTGGCGTACGATTTGGCTCGCGACTACTCGACTCCCGTACTCGCCCAGTCAGCGTGCCACCGAGTCAAGCATTTGCCCCCATCCAACGCATCGGTGGAACAACCGGCTGGTACTACGGGACGTGGCTTTGGAAAATCCGCGGCTGGCTCGACTTACTCGTAGGCGGCATCGGATTGCGACGCGGACGCCGCGACCCAAAAGACCTTCGCGTGGGAGATACACTCGACTTTTGGCGAGTCGAAGCGTACGAGCCGAATCACCGGCTACGACTACGGGCCGAAATGAAAGTTCCTGGCCGGGCGTGGCTCGAATTCGAAGTCAGTGGTGATGACGACGGCAGCCATATTCGACAGACTGCAACCTTTGATCCCATCGGCCTGTTCGGAATTGTGTACTGGTATTCGGTTTGGCCGCTTCATCAGTTCGTCTTCGCGGGCATGCTCCGAAACATCGCACACGCCGCAGAAGGCTTGGGGGCGACCCCTATGAAAT from Thalassoroseus pseudoceratinae encodes the following:
- a CDS encoding TetR/AcrR family transcriptional regulator, producing MIAKPHNETHAKTTKLDVGRCITCELREAVSIIVKSKPRGILYLMKDKSKPQSVLSQNEPRTRLTDRKRASIVKAAVEAFQRYGYHAASMNGIAEAASVSKRTLYNHFDSKEALFDAILDELKFRVEQLPACEFDESRDLVEQLTELAHSEIDFLTSEEVQAFARAGLSRVLGEPDAGQQVDQRFFLQRVTTWMKKAQASGCLLEADAEFAALQFVGLLRTFAFWPTIVHGEPRPSRRKQNQIVARTVEMFLSRYEACSD
- the cls gene encoding cardiolipin synthase, producing the protein MWSNLFWPIIVVAMEIVLVGWATVHAVLNKRDTRAVIGWVGLVWFAPILGAVVYFCFGINRIQRKAESLDLNQSWESQVTLLPAEEIKRDRLIEEFPALVGQAKLVRNLTGHRVVPGNQVDPLIDGDQAYPEMLKAIGQAERSVSLLSYIFDDDRVGQEFAVELGKASARGVDVRVLVDDVGARYSRPTILNRLNHIEVKAMTFLPTRIPRLFKYANLRNHRKLLVVDGRIGFTGGTNIREGHQLSLSPEFPVQCLHFRIEGPVVNHLQQSFCRDWAFASGESLQGDTWFPALSRVGDVWCRGIPDGPDEDLDKMPLTLIGAISAAQKSLTVVTPYFLPNTAIFTALQAAALREVEVNILLPAKNNIALVQWATRPSLRYLLDRGCRIHLSPAPFDHTKVVIVDNVWTLIGSTNWDPRSLRLNFEFNVECYDQRLAQRIQGIVDAKIAKSHELLIEELDRDPFAMRIRDGLARLLSPYL
- a CDS encoding 3-oxoacyl-[acyl-carrier-protein] synthase III C-terminal domain-containing protein, which encodes MVPEVASHRSVQSDRPNLDSHEPRTTGGSKVITAIGQVLILSPEQLVPSQSILKRYGNMSSPTIAFILSELQRNGASGPCVPLAFGPGLTVEAALLTR
- a CDS encoding MerR family transcriptional regulator; the protein is MRQALSPKALAEAVGVSESSIRRWADGGQLAITRTSGGHRRIPLAEAVRFIRSSKVSIVRPDRLGLPQLKENQNAGRHNDWSDRFLALLLDGRAQAVSGLVFAMYLDGLDVAEICDGPLHNALTHIGDLWPQNQRSVFLEHRATMLCVRALNQLRLSLPEPTTDCPSALGGAPQDDPYVLPSLMASLVLHEAGYAETNLGPNTPLDVLADAVEDEQPTLVWLAVTSPLRSRQLAREITHLEQATSQYGGRLVMGGQSVSTYEGATIQTCENMQQLRDIAQHLKRQRRAE
- a CDS encoding SDR family oxidoreductase, which encodes MSLNSSGDSHPNRVLLTGATGYVGGRLLPLLENAGVTVRCLARRPEELESRVSGTTEVVTGNVLERDSLTSAFEGVHTAYYLVHSMGSRDDFEELDRQAARNFAAAATQAGVQRIIYLGALGTPDPNLSKHLRSRQEVGDLLRQSTAQVIEFRASIVIGSGSLSFELIRSLTERLPVMICPRWVRTLAQPIAIEDLLKYLLEAMDLEGNSSRIYEVGGPEVVSYAGIIQEYARQRGLRRVMIPVPVLTPGLSSRWLGLVTPLYSRIGRKLIEGLRNPTLVSSNLAEKTFSVRPIGLSKSIERALKNEDQRIAETRWSDALSSGGSAPKWGGVRFGSRLLDSRTRPVSVPPSQAFAPIQRIGGTTGWYYGTWLWKIRGWLDLLVGGIGLRRGRRDPKDLRVGDTLDFWRVEAYEPNHRLRLRAEMKVPGRAWLEFEVSGDDDGSHIRQTATFDPIGLFGIVYWYSVWPLHQFVFAGMLRNIAHAAEGLGATPMKSQEPQSAIVS